In Candidatus Bathyarchaeia archaeon, the following are encoded in one genomic region:
- a CDS encoding winged helix-turn-helix domain-containing protein, which translates to MKRRKREHFMDVEDVFSSKLRMKILKILAQVGELNVSEIARRLGVNYNMTSRHLKVLEDEGVVKHKVFGRIRLYRFDENSPKAKVVQSLIEVWERANE; encoded by the coding sequence TTGAAAAGGAGAAAGCGTGAACACTTTATGGATGTAGAGGATGTTTTTTCTTCTAAGCTTAGGATGAAGATTTTGAAGATTCTGGCGCAAGTGGGCGAGCTTAACGTTTCTGAGATTGCACGTAGGCTTGGCGTCAACTATAATATGACAAGTAGGCATCTGAAGGTTTTGGAAGACGAAGGTGTTGTTAAGCATAAAGTGTTTGGAAGGATACGCTTGTACAGGTTTGACGAGAATTCGCCTAAGGCTAAAGTGGTGCAGAGTCTTATTGAAGTTTGGGAGCGCGCAAATGAGTAG
- a CDS encoding MogA/MoaB family molybdenum cofactor biosynthesis protein — MSESVRRHKAEAPKKLKFGIFICSTSRYQKLEKGEKFEDVSGDLVESMLKNAGHTVVFRELIPDDKAFIEKGVKQVLSSADLDAVIFCGGTGIAPSDMTIETVSSYLEKILHGFGEIFRLLSFKKIGSAAILSRAIAGVAKGKVFFCIPGSPDAVQLCVKELILPEAPHVLKHARERT, encoded by the coding sequence GTGAGCGAAAGCGTAAGAAGGCATAAGGCTGAAGCGCCTAAGAAGCTGAAATTTGGCATTTTCATATGCAGCACGTCGCGTTATCAAAAATTGGAAAAAGGTGAGAAGTTTGAGGATGTTTCTGGTGACTTGGTTGAGTCTATGCTTAAAAACGCTGGGCACACGGTGGTTTTTAGAGAGTTGATTCCAGACGATAAAGCTTTTATTGAAAAAGGCGTAAAGCAAGTTTTGTCTTCTGCAGATTTAGATGCTGTCATATTTTGCGGCGGCACAGGCATAGCTCCTTCAGACATGACAATTGAAACGGTCTCATCATATTTAGAGAAAATTCTGCACGGGTTTGGCGAAATTTTTAGGCTTTTAAGCTTCAAGAAAATAGGTTCCGCTGCAATTTTGTCGCGAGCAATCGCTGGGGTCGCAAAAGGCAAGGTGTTTTTCTGCATTCCCGGCTCACCTGACGCAGTGCAGCTTTGCGTCAAAGAGCTTATTTTGCCTGAAGCGCCTCACGTACTAAAGCATGCGCGCGAACGAACTTGA
- a CDS encoding arginine decarboxylase, pyruvoyl-dependent codes for MYCKMIPKYFFLTKGVGKHKEQLQSFELALRNAGIQHCNIVNVSSIIPPGCKLISRERGLKMIRPGEITFVVLARNQTNEPHRLIASSIGVAIPSGKNNYGYLSEHHSYGQPDDKAGDYAEDLAATMLATTMGIQFDPETAWDERKQLFKTTGMIIKTTNITQSATGDKGGLWTTTIAAAVFVPKRTAFNR; via the coding sequence ATGTATTGCAAAATGATTCCAAAATATTTCTTTCTAACGAAAGGTGTTGGAAAACACAAAGAGCAACTGCAATCTTTCGAGTTGGCGCTGAGAAACGCTGGTATACAACACTGCAACATAGTGAACGTCTCAAGCATAATACCGCCAGGCTGCAAGCTAATCTCAAGAGAACGTGGCTTAAAAATGATAAGACCAGGCGAAATAACTTTTGTTGTTTTAGCCAGAAACCAAACTAATGAGCCGCACAGGCTTATAGCGTCATCAATAGGAGTTGCGATTCCTTCAGGTAAAAACAATTATGGCTACTTGTCCGAACACCACTCTTACGGACAGCCAGACGACAAAGCAGGAGACTACGCAGAAGATTTAGCGGCAACAATGCTTGCTACAACCATGGGAATTCAGTTCGACCCAGAAACTGCTTGGGACGAAAGGAAACAGCTTTTCAAAACCACTGGAATGATCATCAAAACAACGAATATAACGCAATCTGCAACCGGAGACAAGGGTGGCTTATGGACCACAACCATTGCTGCTGCTGTTTTCGTGCCTAAACGAACCGCTTTTAACCGTTAG
- a CDS encoding ORC1-type DNA replication protein, whose product MSHYRSVFTDETKLDLNYVPFRLPHRDAELRLLMKFFGFMLQFPGKMTQRVMITGDVGSGKTVLSQRFGADISREAGKRGINLRYVHVNCREYRGSLFLLLHHVVSTFHPNFPKRGYSAEELLGMLMQILDEEDAYVILTLDEFESLIEREGSDAVYKLTRLHETRQNKPQRLSLVCILRNLRAIERLDESTRSTLQSNVISLERYSKQQLVDILNDRVSLAFKPLAVLEDSVSLIAELASSEGGNARFGIDLLWRAGKYADADGLDSVTPDCVRKAVSSVVPAMRKSELTALGFHEKLLLLGIARCFKESRKAYISLSEAEQFYAVVCEEFNERTHSHTQLWKHLQSLSSLGVVKTEVSTVGSRGRSTLICLPKISAEDLEKELSVIIEKEKA is encoded by the coding sequence GTGTCGCATTACCGAAGCGTATTCACGGACGAAACAAAGCTTGATTTAAACTATGTGCCCTTTAGGCTTCCACACAGAGACGCTGAACTGCGTTTGCTTATGAAGTTTTTCGGTTTTATGCTGCAGTTTCCCGGGAAAATGACTCAGCGGGTGATGATAACTGGTGATGTGGGCTCTGGCAAAACTGTTCTTTCTCAACGTTTTGGGGCTGACATTTCGCGTGAAGCAGGCAAGCGTGGAATAAATCTTCGGTATGTGCATGTTAACTGTCGCGAATACCGCGGAAGCTTGTTCTTATTATTGCATCATGTAGTTTCCACTTTTCATCCGAACTTTCCAAAACGCGGTTACTCAGCAGAAGAGCTTCTAGGCATGCTCATGCAAATTTTGGATGAAGAAGACGCCTATGTTATTTTGACTTTAGACGAATTTGAAAGCCTCATCGAAAGAGAAGGCTCTGACGCTGTTTACAAGCTCACGCGATTGCATGAAACGAGGCAAAATAAGCCTCAAAGGCTTTCGCTTGTTTGTATTTTGCGAAACTTAAGAGCGATTGAGCGGTTGGATGAGAGTACACGTAGCACTTTGCAGTCTAACGTAATCAGTCTTGAAAGATACTCAAAGCAGCAACTGGTAGACATCCTTAACGACCGTGTTTCGCTTGCATTCAAACCATTAGCTGTGCTGGAAGACTCTGTGAGCTTAATAGCTGAGCTTGCCTCTTCCGAAGGCGGAAACGCGCGTTTCGGCATTGATTTGCTTTGGAGAGCGGGAAAATACGCAGACGCGGACGGATTGGATTCCGTTACGCCTGATTGTGTTCGAAAGGCGGTTTCAAGTGTGGTTCCAGCCATGCGAAAAAGCGAATTAACAGCTTTAGGTTTTCATGAAAAGCTCCTTTTGTTGGGGATTGCTAGATGTTTTAAGGAGAGTCGTAAAGCTTACATTTCGCTTTCTGAAGCAGAACAATTCTATGCTGTTGTTTGTGAGGAATTTAATGAGAGAACGCATAGCCACACGCAGTTATGGAAACACTTGCAAAGCCTTTCTTCTTTGGGCGTAGTAAAGACGGAGGTTTCGACTGTTGGCTCTCGAGGAAGGTCAACGCTTATTTGCTTGCCTAAGATTTCCGCGGAGGATTTGGAGAAAGAATTAAGTGTTATTATTGAAAAGGAGAAAGCGTGA
- a CDS encoding metallophosphoesterase encodes MLIGIISDTHDRLPLVEKAIERFNEEKVELALHAGDYVAPFVIPKFKKLKAKMIGVFGNNDGDRELLKKRFSENSALEIRGSFAMIVVDDAKIALLHGTEEELLRALIDSESFDVVVHGHSHTAGVYRKGKTLVVNPGELCGYLTGKSTIALLDTMKREAKIIQL; translated from the coding sequence ATGTTAATAGGCATAATTTCAGACACACATGACCGTTTGCCTTTAGTTGAGAAAGCCATAGAAAGATTTAACGAGGAAAAAGTTGAACTTGCTCTTCACGCTGGGGACTATGTTGCGCCGTTCGTGATTCCGAAATTCAAAAAGTTAAAGGCAAAAATGATAGGGGTTTTTGGCAACAATGATGGCGACCGCGAGCTTTTGAAGAAAAGGTTCAGCGAAAACTCTGCTCTTGAAATTCGTGGAAGCTTTGCCATGATTGTTGTTGATGATGCAAAAATTGCGTTGTTGCATGGAACTGAGGAAGAGTTGTTGAGGGCTTTGATTGATAGTGAAAGTTTTGATGTTGTGGTTCATGGGCATTCTCATACGGCTGGAGTTTATAGGAAGGGCAAAACGTTGGTTGTTAATCCCGGAGAGTTGTGTGGGTATTTGACTGGGAAATCAACGATTGCTTTGCTTGACACGATGAAGCGTGAAGCGAAGATAATCCAACTGTAG
- the moaC gene encoding cyclic pyranopterin monophosphate synthase MoaC produces the protein MKTRQNRNSFLFQTLKLNKHKEEKSMSMVDVSDKPEIFREATATGTIRLKAETVRLIKEGKIAKGDPLYTAKIAGILAAKNTSTLIPLCHPLPLTNVEIETKILDKTTVQVTSAVKTKAQTGVEMEALVAVATSLLTIWDMVKQYEKDAEGQYPHTRIENICVVKKIKEGVLGERKRKKA, from the coding sequence CTGAAAACAAGACAGAACAGAAACAGCTTTCTCTTTCAAACTTTAAAACTGAACAAGCATAAAGAGGAAAAAAGCATGTCAATGGTTGATGTGTCGGATAAACCTGAAATCTTTCGCGAAGCCACCGCAACTGGAACTATTAGACTTAAAGCAGAAACTGTACGCTTGATTAAGGAAGGAAAAATTGCAAAAGGAGACCCGCTCTACACAGCGAAAATAGCTGGAATTTTGGCTGCCAAAAACACGAGCACTTTGATTCCGCTTTGTCATCCGCTGCCTTTAACAAACGTAGAAATTGAAACAAAAATTTTAGACAAAACCACTGTACAAGTTACTTCTGCTGTTAAAACGAAAGCTCAGACTGGCGTTGAAATGGAGGCTCTCGTCGCCGTTGCTACCAGCCTTCTAACCATCTGGGACATGGTTAAACAATATGAAAAGGACGCTGAAGGACAGTATCCGCATACGCGTATTGAGAATATTTGTGTAGTAAAGAAAATCAAGGAAGGAGTTTTAGGTGAGCGAAAGCGTAAGAAGGCATAA
- the moaA gene encoding GTP 3',8-cyclase MoaA has product MLKDNYGRPLLNLRLAVTRRCNLRCQFCHMEGEEKNANSAEEMAVDEIVRIVRIAVELGVSKVKLTGGEPLMRRDITEIVKGIASLQGLTDLSMTTNGTLLTSLAEELHANGLKRLNISLPTLNEEVYGKLTGGRLGDVVEGVKTAVKVGFYPVKLNMLVLKGVNDYAVPEMIEFASETGAILQLIELEPVNIDDAYYSASHKSLDEYEMMLKEKAVNVEVRQYMQNRRVYHLPSAKVEVVHPLENTSFCMHCTRLRVTSDGKLKPCLMRNGNLVDILTPLRNGANDKELTELFKLANQRREPYNKS; this is encoded by the coding sequence ATACTAAAGGACAATTATGGACGACCACTCCTCAACTTACGCTTAGCAGTTACTAGACGCTGCAATCTGCGTTGCCAATTCTGCCACATGGAAGGCGAAGAAAAAAATGCTAATTCTGCCGAGGAAATGGCTGTTGATGAGATTGTCCGCATTGTGCGAATTGCTGTGGAGCTTGGTGTTTCAAAAGTGAAGCTTACAGGCGGAGAACCGTTAATGCGGAGGGACATCACAGAAATCGTCAAGGGCATCGCATCCTTACAAGGCTTAACGGACCTTTCCATGACTACTAACGGGACATTGCTTACTTCTTTAGCTGAAGAACTCCATGCTAATGGCTTGAAACGCTTAAACATTAGTCTTCCAACACTAAATGAAGAAGTTTATGGCAAGTTAACTGGCGGCAGATTAGGCGATGTTGTGGAAGGCGTTAAAACCGCTGTGAAAGTTGGATTTTATCCTGTTAAGCTTAACATGCTTGTTTTGAAAGGCGTGAATGATTATGCAGTTCCGGAAATGATTGAGTTTGCCAGTGAAACTGGAGCAATTTTGCAGCTTATTGAGCTTGAACCGGTAAACATTGACGACGCGTATTACTCTGCAAGTCATAAATCTTTAGATGAGTACGAAATGATGCTGAAAGAAAAGGCGGTAAACGTTGAGGTTAGGCAGTACATGCAAAACCGCCGTGTCTACCACTTGCCAAGCGCAAAGGTAGAAGTGGTGCATCCACTAGAAAACACAAGTTTCTGTATGCACTGCACACGGTTGCGCGTAACAAGCGATGGAAAACTGAAACCATGCTTGATGAGGAATGGTAATCTTGTGGATATCCTAACGCCTTTGAGAAACGGGGCAAATGACAAAGAATTAACTGAGTTGTTTAAACTGGCAAACCAGAGAAGAGAGCCATACAACAAGAGTTAA
- a CDS encoding GNAT family N-acetyltransferase: protein MKIVTYRDLTSKDGLLPLMDQAFRWPFNHRTFEDFIKSDPRSRDGPVGFCAVENDLPIGFVGVMHLSTRTIDGSVERVGGIYGVATLPSHVRKGVSTALMKRAHEYFAEKGFRFSFLTTSRTLIAHAFYEKLGYFDVTQYLSAYKVVTHKKAELSTKKETVKFDFDKILKIYNEFSRDKTGFVIRDKEHLKMLKKGERITAKQCMFSEKGYAIFRKDREGVWIRELIALTAKDMERLVSRIEQQARDIVYDRIVLNNALLQFYESRGYMIRRESHSVLMAKPLTANASIKQAYGDKFFMTSLDWF, encoded by the coding sequence GTGAAGATAGTAACCTACAGAGACTTAACATCAAAAGACGGGCTCTTGCCCCTGATGGACCAAGCCTTTCGCTGGCCATTCAACCATAGAACATTTGAAGATTTCATCAAAAGCGACCCAAGGTCGAGAGACGGTCCCGTCGGTTTCTGCGCAGTGGAAAATGATTTGCCGATTGGTTTCGTTGGAGTCATGCACTTGTCTACTCGAACGATAGATGGAAGCGTAGAGCGTGTTGGCGGAATCTATGGAGTCGCCACATTGCCAAGTCATGTGCGGAAAGGAGTTTCCACGGCGTTAATGAAAAGAGCCCATGAGTATTTTGCCGAGAAAGGTTTCCGCTTTTCTTTTTTAACAACAAGCCGAACTCTCATAGCACACGCGTTTTACGAAAAACTCGGCTACTTTGACGTTACCCAATATCTAAGCGCCTACAAGGTAGTTACACATAAAAAAGCTGAACTCTCTACAAAGAAAGAAACTGTAAAGTTTGATTTCGACAAAATCTTAAAAATATACAATGAATTTTCACGGGACAAAACTGGCTTTGTAATTCGCGACAAAGAACATTTGAAAATGCTCAAGAAAGGAGAAAGAATAACCGCTAAACAATGCATGTTCAGCGAAAAAGGATACGCCATATTCAGAAAAGACCGAGAAGGGGTTTGGATTAGAGAGCTTATTGCATTGACCGCGAAGGATATGGAAAGGTTAGTTAGCAGAATTGAACAGCAAGCCAGAGACATAGTCTACGATAGAATTGTTCTAAACAACGCTTTACTTCAGTTTTACGAATCTCGCGGCTACATGATCCGCAGAGAAAGCCACTCTGTTCTCATGGCGAAACCTCTAACAGCGAATGCTTCAATAAAACAAGCATACGGCGACAAATTCTTTATGACATCTCTGGACTGGTTCTAA
- a CDS encoding winged helix-turn-helix domain-containing protein, which produces MNPWGSNPSQKRRDKLYIIAEILEIAKDGTLKTQIMYRANLSFTQLNDYLKFMLKINLLDKTEENDKEIYRATAKGLDFLQRYREITELIKAEGENYNKNGVKIPPPHLLKRN; this is translated from the coding sequence ATGAATCCTTGGGGTTCGAACCCGTCCCAGAAAAGGAGAGATAAACTGTACATAATCGCAGAGATTTTGGAGATAGCGAAGGATGGAACGTTAAAAACTCAAATCATGTACAGAGCGAACCTTAGCTTTACACAGCTTAACGACTATCTCAAGTTCATGTTAAAAATCAACCTGTTAGATAAAACAGAAGAAAATGACAAAGAAATATACAGGGCAACCGCGAAAGGGTTGGATTTTCTTCAACGTTATCGTGAAATAACGGAACTGATTAAGGCAGAAGGCGAAAATTACAATAAAAATGGCGTTAAGATACCGCCTCCGCATCTTCTGAAAAGAAACTAA